A genomic segment from Saprospiraceae bacterium encodes:
- a CDS encoding D-sedoheptulose 7-phosphate isomerase — MHPRIIAVISQSIATKQAVLADQRLLQIIAEIVEECIAVFKKGGKVLFCGNGGSAADAQHLAAELSGRFYFDRPPLFSEALNANTSFITAVANDYGYDEVFARMTRAAGKEGDLLFGLSTSGNSPNVVKALVAAQAIGMKTVGMTGAKGGQMLGLCHWHIQVPSDDTPRIQECHMMIGHLICELVETGMFGNKH; from the coding sequence ATGCATCCCCGGATTATAGCAGTAATTAGCCAAAGTATCGCCACCAAACAAGCCGTTTTAGCCGACCAGCGGCTATTGCAAATAATAGCAGAAATTGTTGAAGAATGTATAGCCGTCTTTAAAAAGGGCGGGAAAGTCCTTTTTTGTGGTAATGGCGGGAGCGCCGCCGATGCCCAGCACCTGGCCGCTGAACTCTCCGGCCGCTTTTATTTTGACCGCCCTCCGCTTTTTTCAGAGGCGCTAAATGCAAACACTTCCTTTATCACGGCGGTTGCCAATGACTATGGCTATGATGAAGTCTTCGCCCGCATGACCCGAGCCGCAGGAAAGGAAGGAGACCTCCTCTTTGGCTTATCCACCTCCGGAAATTCACCCAATGTCGTCAAAGCACTGGTTGCCGCTCAAGCTATAGGGATGAAAACCGTTGGTATGACTGGCGCCAAAGGTGGTCAAATGCTCGGCCTTTGCCATTGGCATATCCAAGTTCCCTCTGATGACACCCCCCGAATCCAAGAATGCCATATGATGATTGGCCATTTGATCTGTGAATTGGTAGAGACAGGTATGTTTGGAAATAAGCATTAA
- the glgP gene encoding alpha-glucan family phosphorylase has product MIGQLSDNSIKLKRLYIASQLPKELEPLRELSQNLWWSWNHEAIELLRGISPTNWEASNYNPVAILDELSLEQAETLTSDKDYMARLKKVQKQFETYLSVKPKTQKIAYFCMEYGLHISMRLYSGGLGVLAGDYLKEASDANVDLVAVGLLYRYGYFQQSLSIHGDQINNYPPEQFTKLPIQPVKGPDGDWIKVNIDLHGRTVWAKVWELKVGRISLYLLDTDIDENSWEDRSLTHLLYGGDNEHRLKQEILLGLGGARALKAIGIEADIYHCNEGHAAFQGLERVKDFVAEGLSFKEAVELVKASSLFTTHTPVPAGHDYFSEGQLRHYFSDWPAKLGITWEDFIALGRIRADDPQELFSMSHLAIRLSQEVNGVSKLHGSVSQKMFNALFPVYQAEELHISYVTNSVHYPTWIANAWHQLYVKTFGPKFLTDQSNKSHWRKIHTVADETILDLRSQLRKRLLDKVRSKLQKDLTRRGESPRAIFEIINNIKDDVLVIGFARRFATYKRAHLLFSNLDRLDEIVNHPERPVMFIFSGKAHPADTGGQDLIRHIIHVSKQARFAGKVVFLENYNMEVAKYLVQGVDIWLNTPTRPKEASGTSGMKAALNGIMNFSVLDGWWAEGYRPDAGWALPLERTYQDQNLQNELDAESIYNILEGQIVPTFYQEGKAKWVGFIKQTIAEVAPQFTMKRMLDDYFERFYNKLAIRSALLKKDHFAEAKQLTAWKKKMQAEWPGIQVLSSDIFDSENNALPVGEPFKAKLKLSLGQIDPKNIGVEVVFFKRIDEAELALKLKEELTLAAVEGQVATYSCAIEPKMAGVYEFGFRIYPKSDLLPHQQDMALVKWV; this is encoded by the coding sequence ATGATAGGTCAATTGTCAGATAATAGTATAAAATTGAAGCGGTTGTATATCGCCTCGCAATTGCCAAAAGAATTAGAGCCATTAAGGGAATTATCACAAAATCTTTGGTGGTCATGGAACCATGAAGCCATTGAATTGCTTCGTGGAATTTCGCCAACTAATTGGGAAGCAAGTAATTATAACCCTGTGGCTATTTTAGATGAACTTAGCTTGGAACAGGCGGAGACTTTGACCAGCGACAAGGATTACATGGCACGTTTGAAAAAAGTTCAAAAACAATTTGAAACTTATCTGTCGGTCAAACCCAAGACACAAAAAATAGCTTATTTCTGTATGGAATATGGCTTGCATATTTCCATGCGCCTTTACTCTGGCGGGCTTGGTGTATTGGCTGGCGACTATCTCAAAGAAGCCAGTGATGCCAATGTCGACCTGGTTGCAGTTGGATTATTGTATCGATATGGCTATTTTCAGCAATCGCTTTCCATTCATGGTGATCAGATCAATAATTACCCGCCGGAACAATTCACTAAACTTCCTATTCAGCCAGTTAAAGGACCAGATGGTGATTGGATTAAAGTCAATATTGATCTGCACGGAAGAACCGTTTGGGCTAAGGTATGGGAGTTGAAGGTCGGGCGGATTTCGCTTTACTTGTTAGATACCGACATTGATGAAAATTCCTGGGAGGATAGAAGTTTGACTCATCTGTTATACGGCGGAGACAATGAGCATCGACTCAAGCAAGAAATCTTGTTGGGACTTGGTGGGGCAAGAGCCCTGAAAGCCATCGGTATTGAAGCAGATATTTATCATTGTAACGAAGGCCATGCTGCCTTCCAGGGCCTGGAAAGGGTTAAAGATTTCGTAGCGGAAGGGTTATCCTTCAAAGAAGCTGTTGAATTGGTTAAAGCCAGCTCCCTTTTTACGACGCATACGCCTGTACCTGCTGGCCATGATTATTTTTCTGAAGGGCAATTGCGCCATTATTTTTCTGATTGGCCCGCCAAACTAGGCATTACCTGGGAAGACTTTATTGCTTTGGGCCGGATCAGGGCGGATGACCCACAGGAACTATTCTCCATGAGCCATTTAGCCATTCGCCTGTCCCAGGAAGTAAATGGCGTCAGCAAATTACATGGATCAGTTTCCCAAAAAATGTTCAATGCCTTATTTCCAGTTTATCAGGCCGAAGAATTGCACATTAGTTATGTAACCAATAGTGTCCATTACCCCACCTGGATCGCAAATGCATGGCATCAACTGTATGTAAAAACCTTTGGCCCGAAATTTTTAACCGATCAATCCAATAAATCACACTGGCGGAAAATTCATACCGTTGCGGACGAAACGATCCTCGATCTTCGCTCCCAATTAAGGAAACGCCTATTAGACAAGGTGCGGTCAAAACTGCAAAAAGACCTTACCCGACGAGGAGAAAGTCCACGGGCAATCTTTGAAATCATCAATAATATCAAAGATGATGTCTTAGTTATCGGTTTTGCCCGACGCTTTGCCACCTATAAGCGAGCGCACTTGCTTTTTTCGAACCTGGATCGTTTGGATGAAATCGTTAATCACCCTGAACGCCCAGTGATGTTTATCTTTTCTGGAAAGGCGCACCCTGCTGACACGGGTGGACAAGACCTCATTCGCCATATTATCCATGTATCAAAACAAGCAAGGTTTGCAGGGAAAGTGGTCTTTCTTGAAAATTATAACATGGAAGTGGCTAAATACCTCGTTCAAGGTGTCGACATATGGCTAAACACGCCTACTCGTCCCAAAGAAGCATCGGGAACCAGCGGGATGAAGGCTGCCTTGAATGGCATCATGAACTTTAGTGTTTTGGATGGTTGGTGGGCAGAGGGTTATCGCCCGGATGCGGGATGGGCTTTACCTTTAGAACGAACCTACCAGGATCAAAACCTGCAAAATGAATTAGATGCTGAATCCATCTACAATATATTAGAAGGACAAATCGTACCTACTTTTTACCAAGAAGGTAAAGCAAAATGGGTCGGCTTTATCAAGCAAACGATTGCAGAGGTAGCCCCCCAGTTTACCATGAAACGAATGCTGGATGATTATTTCGAGCGCTTTTACAACAAATTGGCGATCCGGTCAGCGCTGTTGAAAAAAGATCATTTTGCCGAAGCCAAGCAATTGACTGCCTGGAAGAAAAAAATGCAAGCAGAATGGCCGGGAATTCAGGTTTTATCCTCCGACATCTTTGATTCAGAGAATAATGCATTGCCGGTAGGCGAACCTTTTAAGGCCAAGCTTAAACTGTCACTCGGTCAGATTGATCCGAAAAACATAGGCGTGGAGGTTGTCTTTTTCAAACGAATTGACGAAGCCGAGCTGGCCCTTAAGCTGAAAGAAGAATTGACCTTAGCCGCCGTGGAAGGACAAGTCGCCACCTATAGTTGTGCTATTGAGCCCAAAATGGCAGGGGTGTATGAGTTTGGATTTAGGATTTATCCAAAAAGCGATTTATTGCCGCATCAGCAAGACATGGCGCTGGTGAAGTGGGTTTGA
- a CDS encoding CHAT domain-containing protein, with protein sequence MKLPLVFLAFANDKDKHLPLLEEERKAITAQLIPLASKQYFQLFSEPSATIKDLSNYVAEFKDRILIFHYGGHAESTKILLADQAANSDGLAQLLALQTDLKLVFLNGCSTQAQVQMLFDAGIPAVIATSVPIEDSSAKAFADIFYKSLASKHSLEAAFKLAAADYLMKSGAAIGIYRGIGEAPDPKIGLPWGLYIQPEQEAVLQWKLPIESAASIIIRGAAISYPNPASINQKLIETIANATAPFSKNIASLIQEARAKDKAPKIRDLRVAVIDSFPTPIGTHLRKLLLSEELSTARLEKIVNVYQVAGKVLAFIMMGQLWDTYHQNPNFKWEEAPLTEIKAFFSLDRDRENRYNYINLIKAISDLLQLNEGELFIEEFDQLRTEFYQDSIFYRAHLFLEEMKVELQGVVAADEIESFCVQAEDHLCELFKHLGFSAKYTLATIKNIDLLKKRHQPPIFRHHLVILDKITAAFGVLDDVLVAKHYTDNHAVVLLKNEEEVHPFLNLSPFIIDENALLGQPNSKLFFFQFREKERFGFILFDNLKDELLIGPNKYEDVSIEFNTFLRILEMG encoded by the coding sequence ATGAAGCTTCCCCTTGTTTTTCTAGCATTTGCTAATGATAAGGATAAACATCTTCCCTTGCTAGAGGAGGAGCGGAAAGCTATTACGGCACAATTGATACCCCTTGCGAGTAAACAATATTTTCAATTGTTTTCAGAGCCATCTGCCACGATAAAGGACCTCAGCAATTATGTAGCTGAGTTCAAAGATCGCATCTTGATCTTTCATTATGGTGGGCATGCAGAAAGCACCAAAATTCTTTTGGCTGACCAAGCCGCCAACTCAGACGGATTAGCGCAGTTATTAGCGCTTCAGACAGACCTGAAGCTCGTTTTTTTAAATGGTTGTTCCACCCAGGCGCAGGTCCAAATGTTGTTTGATGCTGGGATACCTGCGGTCATCGCCACCAGTGTTCCTATTGAGGACAGCAGTGCCAAAGCTTTTGCCGACATTTTCTACAAATCATTGGCCTCCAAGCATAGTCTGGAAGCAGCCTTTAAATTAGCCGCAGCAGATTATTTGATGAAATCTGGTGCTGCCATCGGCATTTATAGAGGAATTGGAGAAGCACCTGACCCCAAAATCGGTTTACCCTGGGGGCTCTACATTCAACCCGAACAAGAAGCTGTGCTGCAATGGAAGCTACCCATCGAAAGTGCGGCTTCTATCATCATCAGAGGGGCCGCCATCAGTTATCCCAATCCAGCTTCTATCAACCAGAAGTTAATTGAAACGATTGCCAATGCGACCGCTCCCTTCTCTAAAAACATTGCTTCCTTGATCCAAGAGGCCAGAGCGAAAGACAAAGCCCCTAAAATTCGCGACCTGCGCGTTGCGGTCATTGATTCTTTCCCGACACCCATTGGCACCCATTTACGCAAACTGCTCTTATCAGAAGAATTAAGTACGGCACGCCTGGAAAAAATTGTCAATGTTTATCAGGTAGCTGGCAAGGTTCTTGCTTTTATAATGATGGGCCAATTATGGGATACCTACCACCAAAATCCAAACTTCAAATGGGAGGAAGCGCCCTTGACAGAAATTAAAGCCTTCTTTTCCCTGGACCGCGATCGGGAAAATCGATATAATTATATCAACCTCATCAAAGCCATAAGCGATTTGCTACAGCTAAATGAAGGGGAATTATTTATCGAAGAATTTGACCAATTGCGAACGGAATTTTATCAAGATAGTATCTTTTATAGAGCTCACCTTTTTCTCGAGGAAATGAAAGTGGAATTGCAGGGAGTGGTGGCAGCAGATGAGATCGAAAGTTTCTGTGTACAGGCAGAGGATCACTTATGCGAACTATTCAAGCACCTGGGATTTAGCGCTAAATATACTTTGGCTACCATCAAGAATATTGATTTGTTGAAAAAACGTCATCAGCCGCCAATTTTTAGACACCATTTGGTTATTTTGGATAAAATAACGGCTGCATTTGGCGTACTGGATGATGTTTTGGTGGCTAAGCATTATACAGATAATCATGCTGTCGTATTGCTGAAAAATGAAGAAGAGGTCCATCCTTTTTTGAATCTCTCTCCCTTCATTATTGATGAAAATGCTTTACTAGGACAACCAAATTCAAAGTTGTTTTTCTTTCAGTTTCGAGAAAAAGAACGATTTGGGTTTATACTTTTCGATAATTTGAAAGACGAACTCCTGATAGGGCCGAATAAATACGAAGATGTAAGTATCGAATTTAATACCTTTTTACGTATCTTAGAAATGGGATAA
- a CDS encoding HAD family hydrolase: MKKTKTLFLDRDGVINRRPPGDYVQSWSAFHFLPGVLEAIKQFSLLFDRIIIVTNQQGIGKGMMSTDQLTAIHQQMQQAIASEGGRIDAIYFCPDLSSKVGNCRKPNPAMALQAQQDFPEIDFQQSIMVGDSISDLQFGQSLGMKTVLVQSKADEKTALELAIAEGLQIDLRVDGLPELAEKLKAGWN, encoded by the coding sequence ATGAAAAAAACGAAAACCCTCTTCCTCGACCGCGACGGCGTCATCAACCGACGCCCTCCTGGTGACTATGTCCAATCCTGGTCGGCTTTCCATTTTTTGCCTGGTGTTTTGGAGGCAATTAAGCAGTTTTCATTACTATTCGATCGGATTATCATTGTTACCAATCAGCAAGGAATTGGCAAAGGCATGATGAGCACCGATCAGCTGACGGCCATTCATCAACAAATGCAACAAGCCATCGCCTCTGAGGGAGGTCGAATCGATGCCATTTATTTTTGCCCAGATCTTTCCTCAAAAGTGGGCAACTGCCGCAAACCGAACCCTGCCATGGCCCTACAAGCCCAACAAGATTTTCCTGAGATTGATTTCCAGCAATCGATCATGGTCGGCGATTCTATTTCCGACCTACAATTTGGCCAGAGCCTGGGTATGAAAACGGTATTGGTCCAGTCCAAAGCAGACGAAAAAACGGCGCTTGAACTGGCTATTGCAGAAGGTTTACAGATCGACCTCAGGGTCGATGGACTGCCCGAATTGGCCGAAAAACTGAAGGCTGGCTGGAATTAG
- a CDS encoding RNA polymerase sigma factor: MDKYQADENRLKRLQGGNEQEWKWLYDDLRSPFRLFFMKIAGLDPDEAGQLFHDAMVLLHRNVLAGKLQGPLQSSLKTYLFGVGKNVLRKKGRGGDWETEIPDVAMAPEVENAHNQEANAALVRRLLAQIGDACRELLELVYLKGYVMEAVAKELNISNEGTVRKRKFDCLKKMRTLMEEQE, encoded by the coding sequence ATGGATAAATACCAAGCTGATGAAAATCGATTAAAACGATTGCAAGGTGGAAATGAGCAGGAATGGAAATGGCTATACGATGATTTGCGCAGCCCTTTTCGCTTGTTTTTTATGAAAATAGCTGGCTTAGATCCAGATGAAGCCGGACAGCTCTTCCATGATGCCATGGTGCTGCTGCATCGCAATGTATTGGCCGGGAAGTTACAAGGCCCTTTACAAAGTAGCCTAAAAACCTATCTTTTTGGGGTTGGCAAGAATGTCCTGCGTAAGAAGGGTAGGGGCGGAGATTGGGAAACCGAAATTCCTGATGTAGCCATGGCCCCCGAAGTGGAAAACGCTCATAACCAGGAAGCCAATGCGGCCTTGGTTCGACGTTTGTTGGCCCAGATAGGCGACGCTTGTCGGGAATTATTGGAACTCGTATACCTCAAGGGCTATGTCATGGAAGCCGTAGCCAAAGAATTGAATATTAGCAATGAAGGGACCGTCAGAAAACGGAAATTTGATTGCCTAAAAAAAATGCGTACCCTGATGGAAGAACAAGAATGA
- a CDS encoding CHAT domain-containing tetratricopeptide repeat protein, which produces MRYLLPYLYLCASFTVLSAAAPKVPTGARLIQLAKQAGSAQKRDSVQHYLSTSRKIYESQDSLSEWIAGVKAVARIYRDELDQAEEALQLLVQAEEAALWRTPKNKSEWEALAWLHVNIAYTYKYGLEEYLPASDHYEKAKQILVDQWGVEDLDVAIYIYQEWGNLKTMMGDFKAAEVLLNQFLEINLREEEYNTAAEGYSDQGVQFLTRWEISRDTADLRQAIAYFEKGLQLPDLHDFPKGLLHGNLVKSYIDLGQRKALLYHAEQAEMALHRFYQVSQYEGLLLDQAKIKKQLGDFFQQSKEYETALLQYQTAEKIYLEIYPTGKYRELARTYSAHAQLLALQAQWKEALIYHQKALFSIIGRFQSESTLDNPSPEQLRAERVIAEVLAAKAATLQLKHQAEGDLGDLELALECHELIYWVEHQIRASYLYERSKLGNIAQRQLSTEKAIDIAYTLWELTQESKFIDIAFHFVERNKSILLLEAFQKAQASDQLNGPSEVVQEDRRQQLAIAKLEKEIYSAQRDQAADSLLLTLEGKLLTLKQQYKNWVAGLAHQYPSYFNLTHDAALSKIGELQSILPAHQAVIEYFVGTKHIYAFVIGQRQQGWLKITKDFPLAKWVSDFRLAIEGFQLPGNSMQDLCSTYSSLGQQLYQKLFAPLGTLFPLPEQLMIIPSEALNYLPFEALLSQTANDCKFKHYPYLLLDHEIHYGFSATLQKRLSEQPYTGHQFLGLAPSFDGHHGFGALYKNTETIQKAQNIWGGQLLLREKATSNQFMALAPKHQIIHLATHAKANMDAGDFSFIVFADGKGGYDSLYTRDIYLLALDAEMVILSACETAVGQLHQGEGIISLARGFLYAGSRSVITTLWQINDEANYNLMSSFYAQLKRGKSKAAALRQAKIHHLQTSDNVNAHPAYWAAFVVIGNERAIEKSNRWLYLGMGGLALLVLGFILKSMAPAGIRSFANFLVKNAFHFGQ; this is translated from the coding sequence ATGCGCTATTTACTGCCATACCTATACCTATGCGCTAGTTTTACCGTACTTTCTGCGGCGGCACCCAAGGTGCCAACAGGGGCCCGGTTAATCCAGTTGGCGAAACAGGCAGGTAGTGCACAAAAAAGAGATAGTGTACAGCACTACTTGTCTACCAGTCGTAAAATTTACGAAAGCCAAGATAGTCTCAGCGAATGGATCGCAGGGGTCAAGGCCGTAGCCAGGATATACAGAGACGAACTCGATCAGGCGGAGGAGGCCCTTCAGTTGTTAGTGCAGGCCGAGGAAGCGGCGCTCTGGCGCACCCCAAAAAACAAATCCGAATGGGAAGCATTGGCCTGGTTGCATGTCAACATAGCTTACACCTATAAATATGGATTGGAGGAGTACCTTCCAGCCAGCGATCATTATGAAAAAGCCAAGCAGATACTTGTCGACCAATGGGGCGTGGAAGATTTGGATGTGGCTATATATATCTACCAGGAATGGGGCAATCTTAAAACCATGATGGGTGATTTTAAGGCGGCAGAGGTCCTACTCAATCAATTTTTGGAGATTAATTTGAGGGAGGAAGAATACAATACGGCAGCAGAAGGCTACAGTGACCAAGGTGTACAATTCCTCACCCGCTGGGAAATTTCAAGGGATACAGCTGACTTAAGGCAAGCCATAGCCTATTTTGAAAAAGGCCTTCAATTACCTGATCTACACGATTTCCCCAAAGGGCTATTACACGGCAATTTGGTGAAATCCTACATAGATTTGGGTCAAAGAAAAGCCCTGCTCTATCATGCTGAACAGGCAGAAATGGCCTTGCACCGCTTTTACCAAGTGAGCCAATATGAAGGGCTCCTGCTCGACCAGGCTAAGATCAAAAAGCAGTTAGGCGATTTTTTTCAACAAAGCAAGGAATACGAAACGGCCTTGCTCCAATACCAGACTGCTGAAAAAATATACCTTGAGATTTACCCAACGGGAAAATACAGGGAATTGGCCAGAACTTATTCGGCTCATGCACAATTGCTAGCCCTACAAGCCCAATGGAAGGAGGCCTTGATCTACCACCAGAAAGCGCTTTTCTCCATCATCGGCCGTTTCCAATCGGAAAGCACCCTGGATAACCCATCGCCGGAGCAACTGAGAGCAGAGCGAGTCATCGCCGAGGTCTTGGCAGCCAAGGCAGCGACCCTGCAGCTAAAGCACCAGGCAGAAGGAGATCTTGGCGACCTGGAATTAGCCCTCGAATGCCATGAGCTGATTTATTGGGTAGAGCATCAAATACGCGCCTCGTATTTGTATGAGCGATCCAAATTGGGCAATATTGCCCAACGGCAATTGTCTACTGAAAAAGCAATAGACATCGCTTATACTTTATGGGAATTGACCCAGGAGAGCAAATTCATAGACATCGCCTTCCACTTTGTTGAACGGAATAAAAGCATTTTACTATTAGAAGCTTTTCAAAAGGCTCAGGCATCTGATCAATTGAATGGTCCAAGCGAGGTGGTGCAGGAAGACCGCCGCCAGCAGCTAGCCATTGCTAAATTAGAAAAGGAAATTTATAGCGCGCAACGCGACCAGGCAGCAGATTCCCTCCTGCTAACATTAGAAGGAAAATTGTTGACACTGAAACAGCAATATAAAAATTGGGTGGCGGGGCTCGCCCATCAATATCCAAGCTATTTCAACCTGACGCATGATGCCGCTTTAAGCAAGATAGGTGAACTTCAGTCTATCCTACCAGCGCATCAGGCGGTTATCGAATATTTTGTGGGAACAAAGCATATTTATGCTTTTGTTATTGGTCAGCGACAACAAGGATGGCTAAAAATTACAAAGGATTTTCCACTCGCAAAATGGGTTAGTGATTTTAGGTTGGCCATCGAAGGCTTTCAGCTACCTGGCAACTCCATGCAAGACCTTTGCAGCACCTATAGCAGCCTAGGGCAACAGCTTTACCAAAAACTATTTGCACCACTGGGTACCCTGTTCCCACTTCCCGAACAATTGATGATTATCCCCAGTGAGGCGCTTAATTATTTACCTTTTGAAGCCTTGCTCAGCCAAACGGCAAATGATTGTAAATTTAAACACTACCCCTATTTGTTGTTGGATCATGAAATCCATTATGGTTTTAGTGCAACACTCCAAAAAAGGTTATCAGAACAACCTTACACTGGTCACCAATTTTTGGGTTTAGCTCCGTCATTTGATGGCCATCATGGTTTTGGTGCCCTTTATAAAAATACAGAAACTATTCAAAAAGCTCAAAATATATGGGGTGGTCAGCTCCTTCTCCGCGAGAAGGCCACCAGCAACCAATTCATGGCCTTGGCCCCAAAACACCAAATCATTCATTTAGCCACACATGCCAAGGCAAACATGGATGCGGGGGATTTTTCTTTTATTGTTTTTGCTGATGGCAAGGGGGGATATGACAGTTTATATACACGCGACATTTACCTCCTCGCCCTGGATGCAGAAATGGTCATACTCAGTGCCTGTGAAACGGCGGTTGGCCAACTGCACCAGGGCGAAGGCATCATCAGCCTCGCTCGTGGCTTCCTCTACGCCGGTTCTCGCAGCGTCATCACCACCCTATGGCAAATTAATGATGAAGCCAATTACAACCTGATGAGTTCCTTTTACGCCCAACTCAAACGAGGAAAAAGCAAAGCAGCCGCTTTAAGACAGGCGAAAATACATCACCTTCAAACAAGCGATAATGTGAATGCGCATCCTGCCTATTGGGCAGCATTTGTGGTGATTGGAAATGAGCGAGCGATTGAAAAAAGTAATAGGTGGCTGTACCTGGGAATGGGAGGTTTGGCCTTGTTGGTTTTAGGCTTTATTTTGAAAAGTATGGCACCTGCGGGCATCAGAAGTTTTGCTAACTTCTTAGTAAAAAATGCTTTTCATTTTGGCCAATAA
- a CDS encoding ATP-binding protein, giving the protein MDNSVSTYQSPFKFLDAYQKEDGDIFFGREAEVQELYKMSFHTNLILVYGMSGTGKTSIIRCGLANCFDSSDWFDIYIRRQENINKAILRELRAKDEKKSFEKDYTLSQMVHSLYMDFLRPIYLIFDQFEELFILGKEEEQRDFIESIKTLLLKDLPCKIIIVMREEYLARLSGFEKEVPTLFEKRLRIEPMTRSNAREVIISTAANPKFNIELCYEEIADDIIDNVTAGGGRVQLTYLQVFLDKMYRLAAEENPDHIVFDVDLVKKVGSIDDVLADFLEEQLAIFAKEVDRRDFAMRWLKLFVSEKGTKVPVNRHDLVALVPDMSISRLNIYLEFFVNRRILRPLDNDQFELSHDSLAAEIFGVRPQGIPMPKVLATDDKPHSPFVGFEPYPSSMAPHFYGRELELKDLFDKVVNELGARTTLVFGPLGVGKTSLVCAGLMPRIEQLYQVAYIRSSREIIDSVLVKRMLAMEPNEGEEPLFLELAFQWQEKPPELLERKIIILDQFEEFFIWVQQQEELLRLYLHIANLLEARRNVDLIIVVRDEFFSQLQDLEAFIPNILEEQVRIRHVDEKTTHSIITHLLKDADMTVEHDDIIRRIIQNVSEEDGKINLTYLQLYLERLYEEFK; this is encoded by the coding sequence ATGGACAATTCAGTTAGCACATATCAATCACCGTTTAAATTTTTGGATGCCTACCAAAAAGAAGATGGAGATATCTTTTTTGGACGTGAAGCAGAAGTGCAGGAATTGTATAAAATGTCTTTTCATACCAACCTCATTTTGGTCTACGGTATGTCAGGGACGGGTAAAACCAGTATTATTCGCTGTGGTTTGGCCAATTGTTTCGATTCCAGTGATTGGTTTGATATTTATATTCGTCGGCAAGAAAATATTAACAAGGCTATTTTAAGGGAGTTAAGGGCTAAGGATGAAAAAAAATCTTTTGAAAAGGATTATACCTTGTCGCAAATGGTACATTCCCTATACATGGATTTTCTCCGTCCGATTTACCTTATTTTCGATCAATTTGAAGAGCTTTTTATTTTAGGAAAGGAAGAGGAACAACGCGATTTTATCGAATCTATCAAAACCTTATTGCTAAAGGACCTGCCTTGTAAGATTATTATTGTGATGCGAGAAGAATACCTCGCCCGTTTGTCGGGTTTCGAAAAAGAAGTACCCACGCTTTTTGAAAAACGACTTCGAATAGAACCCATGACCCGATCGAATGCCCGCGAAGTCATCATTTCCACTGCGGCTAATCCTAAGTTTAACATCGAACTTTGTTATGAAGAAATAGCAGATGACATCATTGATAATGTCACCGCCGGTGGAGGCCGGGTTCAATTGACCTATTTACAGGTTTTTTTAGATAAAATGTACCGATTGGCAGCCGAAGAAAACCCCGATCATATTGTTTTCGATGTTGATTTGGTCAAAAAGGTCGGTAGCATTGATGATGTTTTAGCTGATTTCTTGGAAGAGCAACTTGCTATTTTTGCCAAAGAGGTGGATCGACGAGATTTTGCGATGCGCTGGCTGAAGTTATTTGTATCAGAAAAAGGCACCAAAGTCCCCGTTAATAGGCATGATCTGGTCGCCTTGGTGCCAGATATGAGCATTTCCCGGTTGAATATTTACCTGGAATTCTTTGTCAACCGGAGAATCCTCCGTCCTTTAGACAATGATCAGTTTGAGTTGAGCCATGATAGCCTGGCAGCAGAAATATTTGGCGTTCGGCCACAAGGTATTCCCATGCCCAAGGTGCTGGCAACTGATGATAAACCCCATAGCCCATTCGTTGGTTTCGAACCCTATCCGAGCAGTATGGCTCCTCATTTTTATGGGAGAGAACTGGAATTAAAGGACTTATTTGATAAGGTTGTCAATGAATTGGGGGCCCGGACCACCCTGGTCTTTGGACCACTTGGCGTAGGCAAAACATCCCTGGTTTGCGCGGGTTTAATGCCGCGGATTGAGCAATTATACCAGGTTGCCTACATCCGATCCAGCCGAGAAATTATCGACTCCGTATTGGTGAAACGAATGCTGGCAATGGAGCCGAATGAGGGCGAAGAGCCCTTGTTCCTGGAATTGGCCTTTCAATGGCAGGAAAAACCACCCGAATTATTGGAGAGAAAGATTATTATTCTGGACCAATTTGAAGAATTTTTTATTTGGGTGCAACAACAAGAAGAGTTATTGCGCTTGTACCTTCACATCGCTAACTTGTTAGAGGCCAGGAGAAATGTAGACCTCATCATTGTTGTCAGAGATGAATTTTTTTCTCAGCTACAAGACCTGGAGGCTTTTATTCCCAACATCCTGGAGGAACAGGTGAGAATTAGGCATGTGGATGAAAAAACAACTCATTCCATTATTACCCATTTATTGAAAGATGCAGATATGACGGTAGAACATGACGATATCATCCGCCGTATCATTCAAAATGTAAGTGAAGAAGATGGTAAGATCAATTTGACATACCTGCAACTTTATTTGGAACGTTTATATGAAGAGTTTAAGTAA